In one Haloplanus salinus genomic region, the following are encoded:
- the sucC gene encoding ADP-forming succinate--CoA ligase subunit beta: MRLHEYQAKGLFADAGIPTPDSRLATSVDEAVDAGRDMGYPVAVKAQVHVGGRGKAGGIEIASDEDELREAAESILGMDLKGYHVDRVLVESAVDFTDELYLGVTLDRGEGEPVVMVSSEGGVDIEDVAAETPAAIAREGVDPAYGLHPFQARKAVYEAGVPGDVARAVSSVLETLYDLWEHNDASEAEVNPLMVTSEGDVVAADAVMNVDDDALFRHSALAEMEEESYTDDLERKAGEYGFDYVRLSGNVGIIGNGAGLVMTTLDLVDYYGGDPANFLDIGGGAKAERVANALDMVFSDPNVDSVVFNIFGGITRGDEVARGINDALAQFDEIPKPVVVRLAGTNAEEGMEILNTELVQVERTLEEAVQRAVENAEGGTL, translated from the coding sequence ATGAGATTACACGAGTATCAGGCGAAGGGGCTCTTCGCCGACGCCGGGATTCCGACGCCCGACTCCCGGCTGGCGACGAGCGTCGACGAAGCGGTCGACGCCGGCCGCGACATGGGGTACCCCGTCGCGGTCAAGGCACAGGTCCACGTCGGCGGGCGTGGGAAGGCCGGCGGCATCGAGATCGCGAGCGACGAGGACGAACTCCGCGAGGCCGCCGAGTCGATTCTCGGCATGGATCTCAAAGGCTACCACGTGGATCGGGTCCTCGTCGAGTCGGCGGTCGACTTCACGGACGAACTCTACCTCGGCGTGACCCTCGACCGTGGCGAGGGTGAACCCGTCGTCATGGTCTCCTCGGAGGGTGGGGTCGACATCGAGGACGTCGCCGCCGAGACGCCGGCGGCCATCGCTCGCGAGGGCGTCGACCCGGCGTACGGACTCCACCCCTTCCAGGCGCGGAAGGCGGTGTACGAGGCGGGCGTTCCCGGCGACGTGGCCCGCGCGGTGTCGAGCGTTCTGGAGACGCTGTACGACCTCTGGGAGCACAACGACGCCAGCGAGGCGGAGGTCAATCCGCTGATGGTCACGAGCGAGGGCGACGTCGTCGCCGCCGACGCCGTGATGAACGTCGACGACGACGCCCTCTTCCGGCATTCGGCCCTCGCCGAGATGGAAGAGGAGTCCTACACCGACGACTTGGAGCGCAAGGCCGGCGAGTACGGCTTCGACTACGTCCGTCTCTCGGGCAACGTCGGTATCATCGGCAACGGGGCCGGACTGGTGATGACGACGCTCGACCTGGTGGATTACTACGGCGGCGACCCCGCGAACTTCCTCGACATCGGCGGCGGCGCCAAGGCCGAACGCGTCGCCAACGCCCTCGATATGGTGTTTTCCGACCCCAACGTCGACTCGGTCGTCTTCAACATCTTCGGGGGTATCACCCGCGGCGACGAGGTGGCCCGCGGCATCAACGACGCCCTCGCGCAGTTCGACGAGATACCCAAACCGGTCGTCGTCCGCCTCGCAGGCACCAACGCCGAAGAAGGCATGGAGATCCTGAACACGGAACTCGTCCAGGTCGAACGGACGCTGGAAGAAGCGGTCCAACGTGCGGTCGAGAACGCCGAAGGGGGTACTCTATGA
- the sucD gene encoding succinate--CoA ligase subunit alpha yields MSVLVDEDTRVVVQGITGGEGKFHAGQMIEYGTNVVAGAVPGKGGQEVDGVPVYDTVHEAVRREDADASVVFVPPAFAADALFEALDTSLDLVVAITEGIPTQDVMTVNRRLSETDTHLVGPNCPGVITPGEAKLGILPGNIFSSGNVGLVSRSGTLTYQVVDNLTKRGMGQTTAIGIGGDPIIGTSFVDALELFEADPDTEAIAMCGEIGGEDEEQAAKFIASEMDTPVAGFIAGRTAPPGKRMGHAGAIVSGSGTGTAESKIRALNEAGVPVGDTPEEVADHIEGFL; encoded by the coding sequence ATGAGCGTGTTAGTCGACGAAGACACCCGCGTGGTCGTCCAGGGAATCACCGGCGGCGAGGGCAAGTTCCACGCCGGGCAGATGATCGAATACGGGACGAACGTCGTCGCCGGTGCGGTGCCGGGCAAGGGGGGCCAGGAGGTCGACGGCGTCCCCGTCTACGACACGGTCCACGAGGCGGTTCGCCGCGAGGACGCCGACGCCTCCGTCGTCTTCGTCCCGCCCGCGTTCGCGGCCGACGCCCTGTTCGAGGCGCTCGACACCTCGCTGGACCTCGTGGTCGCCATCACCGAGGGCATCCCGACCCAAGACGTGATGACGGTGAACCGCCGGCTCTCGGAGACCGATACGCATCTCGTTGGACCGAACTGTCCCGGCGTCATCACGCCCGGCGAGGCGAAACTCGGCATCCTGCCGGGTAACATCTTCTCCTCGGGTAACGTCGGCCTGGTCTCCCGGTCCGGTACCCTCACCTACCAGGTGGTCGACAACCTGACCAAGCGGGGGATGGGGCAGACCACCGCCATCGGCATCGGCGGCGACCCGATCATCGGCACCTCCTTCGTCGACGCCCTGGAACTCTTCGAAGCCGACCCGGACACCGAGGCCATCGCCATGTGTGGCGAAATCGGCGGCGAGGACGAGGAGCAGGCCGCGAAGTTCATCGCAAGCGAGATGGACACGCCGGTCGCGGGCTTCATCGCCGGGCGGACGGCGCCGCCGGGCAAGCGCATGGGCCACGCCGGCGCCATCGTCTCCGGGAGCGGGACGGGCACGGCCGAGAGCAAGATCCGGGCGCTCAACGAGGCTGGCGTCCCCGTCGGCGACACGCCCGAGGAAGTCGCGGACCACATCGAGGGGTTCCTGTAG
- a CDS encoding RNA 2'-phosphotransferase: MTDPLRRCPTHGVVDGVCPDCGTAGDVVLTADRRPQLSTFLSDALRHVPGDAGLDLDDAGWTPWADLVAAATDPYPWADAAAVEGVVATDPKGRFERDGAADGSRVRAAYGHSVDVTLDPTDEPIPDELYHGTAPRNVDAIEREGLRPMGRQQVHLSASVADAEAVGRRHAHAADPVVFVVDAAALLDAHRITKRGTETYAVDRVPPAYLTRR, encoded by the coding sequence GTGACCGATCCCCTTCGTCGCTGTCCGACCCACGGGGTCGTCGACGGCGTCTGTCCCGACTGCGGGACCGCCGGCGACGTGGTCCTCACCGCGGACCGCCGGCCCCAACTTTCCACATTTCTGAGCGACGCGCTCCGGCACGTTCCCGGAGACGCGGGGCTGGACCTCGACGACGCCGGGTGGACCCCCTGGGCCGACCTCGTGGCCGCGGCGACGGACCCCTACCCGTGGGCCGACGCGGCGGCGGTCGAGGGCGTCGTCGCCACCGACCCGAAGGGGCGATTCGAACGGGACGGCGCGGCCGACGGCAGTCGCGTCCGCGCGGCCTACGGGCACTCCGTCGACGTGACGCTCGACCCGACCGACGAACCGATCCCCGACGAGTTGTACCACGGGACGGCACCCCGAAACGTCGACGCCATCGAGCGCGAGGGCCTGCGGCCGATGGGGCGTCAGCAAGTGCATCTGTCGGCGTCCGTCGCCGACGCCGAGGCGGTCGGTCGACGCCACGCCCACGCCGCCGATCCGGTGGTGTTCGTGGTCGATGCGGCGGCGCTACTGGACGCACACCGGATCACGAAACGGGGGACCGAGACGTACGCCGTCGACCGCGTGCCGCCGGCGTATCTGACCCGTCGTTAG